The following coding sequences lie in one Homalodisca vitripennis isolate AUS2020 chromosome X, UT_GWSS_2.1, whole genome shotgun sequence genomic window:
- the LOC124369646 gene encoding uncharacterized protein LOC124369646 translates to MLEDFEEQTEKDQSAYESKIKSLEDVANKNKLYYEEHLNLACSSLKTTKEEYQQASEINDKMSKMQTDTIEKLKREIKSLRETINLYREEEDTNVKKLQLEKENLERCNIELMERIEFLELTLALNSEPHLNKGEGDENLSEEVSFLNEELTEKESGEKLNQIPQISDNQTKTLSTQSTANSELISVTLNEIDEPNGSQTPVAKESHCKICP, encoded by the coding sequence ATGCTAGAAGATTTTGAGGAACAAACAGAAAAGGATCAAAGTGCGTATGAAAGTAAGATAAAAAGCTTAGAAGATGTCGCTAACAAGAATAAGCTATACTATGAAGAACACTTGAACCTTGCCTGCTCCTCCCTTAAAACCACCAAAGAGGAATACCAACAGGCATCAGAAATCAATGACAAAATGTCAAAAATGCAGACAGATACCATAGAAAAACTAAAGAGAGAAATTAAATCCTTGAGGGAAACAATAAATCTGTACAGAGAAGAAGAAGATACTAATGTTAAAAAACTGCagttagaaaaagaaaatctGGAAAGGTGCAATATTGAACTGATGGAAAGGATTGAATTTTTAGAGCTCACCTTGGCTCTTAACTCTGAGCCACACTTAAATAAAGGTGAAGGTGATGAAAATCTTTCTgaagaagtttcatttctaaaCGAAGAACTTACAGAAAAAGAAAGTGGGGAGAAACTTAACCAAATCCCACAAATATCagataaccaaactaaaactctATCCACACAATCAACTGCTAATTCAGAACTCATCAGTGTGACACTCAATGAGATTGATGAACCAAACGGCTCTCAGACCCCTGTAGCAAAGGAAAGCCACTGCAAAATATGTCCCTGA